One part of the Streptomyces sp. AM 2-1-1 genome encodes these proteins:
- a CDS encoding prephenate dehydrogenase/arogenate dehydrogenase family protein, protein MTAGRALVVGGAGAVGALFAERLLGSGSEVTVVDPAGTGGPPGARRTTGDITAVDEALAAELAAADLVVLAVPETVALAALPHVARHLRADAVLVDTLSVKQPVTGAVRTHAPGIQAVGLNPMFAPSLGFEGRPVAAVVINAGAGVERLLALVADWGATVVRVDAREHDRLAGATQALTHAAVLGFGLALGELVPQVRQLRPVAPPPANALLALLARIASGTPEVYWDVQHANPEAAAARKALADGVRRVADAVENGGEDGFGRVLDDVRGYLGADLDPLAASCAHLFTRL, encoded by the coding sequence GTGACCGCCGGCCGGGCCCTGGTCGTCGGGGGAGCCGGAGCCGTGGGCGCGCTCTTCGCGGAGCGGCTGCTCGGCTCGGGGAGCGAGGTGACCGTCGTCGACCCGGCGGGCACCGGAGGGCCGCCCGGCGCCCGCCGTACGACCGGTGACATCACCGCCGTCGACGAGGCGCTCGCCGCCGAACTCGCGGCCGCCGACCTGGTCGTGCTGGCCGTACCGGAGACGGTCGCGCTCGCCGCCCTGCCGCACGTCGCCCGCCATCTGCGCGCCGACGCGGTGCTGGTGGACACGCTCTCCGTCAAGCAACCCGTCACCGGGGCCGTGCGGACCCACGCCCCCGGGATCCAGGCGGTCGGGCTCAACCCGATGTTCGCCCCCTCGCTGGGCTTCGAGGGCCGGCCGGTCGCCGCCGTCGTGATCAACGCCGGGGCCGGCGTCGAACGTCTGCTGGCACTGGTCGCCGACTGGGGGGCCACGGTGGTCCGGGTGGACGCCCGGGAACACGACCGTCTCGCCGGCGCGACGCAGGCGCTGACCCACGCCGCGGTCCTGGGATTCGGCCTGGCGCTGGGTGAACTCGTGCCGCAGGTGCGCCAGTTGCGGCCGGTCGCGCCGCCGCCGGCCAACGCGTTGCTGGCCCTGCTCGCACGGATCGCCTCCGGCACGCCGGAGGTGTACTGGGACGTCCAGCACGCCAACCCGGAGGCCGCCGCCGCCCGCAAAGCGCTGGCCGACGGCGTCCGCCGGGTCGCCGACGCCGTGGAGAACGGCGGAGAGGACGGCTTCGGACGCGTCCTCGACGACGTGCGCGGCTACCTCGGCGCGGACCTCGACCCCCTGGCCGCCTCCTGCGCCCACCTGTTCACCCGGCTCTGA
- the pabB gene encoding aminodeoxychorismate synthase component I codes for MRTLLIDNYDSFTYNLYQLLGEVNGEPPVVVKNGADWARLRIEDFDAVVISPGPGRPDRERDFGISARAITESGLPTLGVCLGHQGITHLFGGTVGLAPEPMHGRVSPVRHTGVDIFAGLPSPYDVVRYHSLAATRLPDELEAIAWTEDGVVMGVRHTSRPIWGVQFHPESISSEHGRDLLRNFRRLALDFQAARRTHPRYEVHVRRLDIEPDTEAAYRALFADDDHGFWLDSGIVLDGLSRFSFLGDGSGPLAEHVAHRVADGHVTVRTPGRPDSDGEIVAQGFFDYLDEQLKLRAVPVPDGVPFEFNLGYVGYLGYELKAETGGQAVHKSVTPDAEMLFADRMMAVDHADGATYLLALSADGDDADALRWLEHTEETLRGLPRHDTAQRPGELPAIGMNDPAADGTVQPRHDREAYLDRIAESLEQIRQGETYEVCLTNTVELDAVIDPLTTYSRLRRISPVPYGALLDFPGAAVLSASPERFLTIGTDRIAESKPIKGTRPRGATPAEDEALRQDLLTQEKDRAENLMIVDLIRNDLNVVCEVGSVHVPSLFHVETYAPVHQLVSTIRGTLRAEETAVSCVRAAFPGGSMTGAPKLRTMEIIDRLEEGPRGVYSGCLGWFSLSGAADLSIVIRTLVAAGDRLSFGVGGAIVALSDAEDEFEETVVKSRAVVTAVLGTMTGPRSGEQAADGPPGSVW; via the coding sequence ATGAGAACCCTGCTGATCGACAACTACGACTCGTTCACCTACAACCTCTACCAGTTGCTCGGCGAGGTGAACGGGGAGCCTCCGGTCGTCGTCAAGAACGGCGCCGACTGGGCGCGGCTGCGGATCGAGGACTTCGACGCCGTCGTCATCTCGCCCGGCCCCGGCCGCCCCGACCGTGAGCGCGACTTCGGGATCAGCGCCCGCGCGATCACCGAGAGCGGGCTGCCCACCCTCGGTGTGTGCCTCGGCCACCAGGGCATCACCCACCTGTTCGGCGGCACGGTCGGCCTCGCCCCCGAACCCATGCACGGTCGGGTCTCCCCGGTACGCCACACCGGCGTCGACATCTTCGCCGGCCTGCCGAGCCCCTACGACGTCGTGCGCTACCACTCCCTCGCCGCGACCCGGCTCCCCGACGAGCTCGAAGCCATCGCGTGGACCGAGGACGGCGTCGTCATGGGCGTGCGCCACACCTCCCGGCCGATCTGGGGCGTGCAGTTCCACCCCGAGTCGATCAGCAGCGAGCACGGCCGCGACCTCCTGCGCAACTTCCGCCGCCTCGCACTCGACTTCCAGGCGGCCCGGCGCACGCACCCCCGCTACGAGGTGCACGTGCGCCGCCTCGACATCGAGCCGGACACCGAGGCCGCCTACCGCGCCCTCTTCGCCGACGACGACCACGGTTTCTGGCTGGACAGCGGAATCGTCCTCGACGGACTGTCCCGGTTCTCCTTCCTCGGCGACGGAAGCGGCCCGCTCGCCGAGCACGTCGCCCACCGGGTGGCGGACGGCCACGTCACCGTCCGTACCCCCGGTCGGCCGGACTCCGACGGCGAGATCGTCGCCCAGGGCTTCTTCGACTACCTCGACGAGCAGCTGAAGCTGCGTGCCGTCCCCGTCCCGGACGGCGTGCCGTTCGAGTTCAACCTCGGTTACGTCGGCTACCTCGGCTACGAGCTGAAGGCCGAGACCGGCGGGCAGGCGGTGCACAAGTCCGTCACGCCGGACGCCGAGATGCTCTTCGCCGACCGCATGATGGCCGTGGACCACGCCGACGGCGCGACCTACCTGCTGGCACTCTCGGCCGACGGTGACGACGCCGACGCCCTGCGCTGGCTCGAGCACACCGAGGAGACCCTGCGGGGGCTGCCCCGGCACGACACGGCCCAGAGGCCCGGGGAACTCCCCGCCATCGGCATGAACGACCCGGCCGCCGACGGAACCGTCCAGCCGCGCCACGACCGCGAGGCCTATCTCGACCGGATAGCCGAGAGCCTGGAGCAGATCCGGCAGGGGGAGACGTACGAGGTCTGCCTGACCAACACGGTCGAGCTGGACGCCGTGATCGACCCGCTGACCACCTACTCCCGGCTGCGCAGGATCAGCCCGGTGCCGTACGGCGCACTGCTCGACTTCCCCGGAGCGGCGGTGCTCAGCGCCTCGCCCGAGCGGTTCCTGACGATCGGTACCGACCGGATCGCCGAGTCCAAGCCGATCAAGGGGACCCGGCCGCGCGGCGCGACCCCCGCCGAGGACGAGGCGCTCCGTCAGGACCTGCTCACCCAGGAGAAGGACCGCGCGGAGAACCTGATGATCGTGGACCTGATCCGCAACGACCTCAACGTCGTGTGCGAGGTCGGCTCGGTGCACGTCCCCAGCCTCTTCCACGTGGAGACCTACGCCCCCGTCCACCAGTTGGTCTCCACCATCCGCGGCACGCTGCGCGCGGAAGAGACGGCGGTCTCCTGCGTCCGCGCCGCGTTCCCGGGCGGCTCGATGACGGGCGCGCCCAAACTGCGCACCATGGAGATCATCGACCGGCTGGAGGAGGGCCCCCGGGGCGTCTACTCCGGCTGCCTGGGGTGGTTCTCGCTCAGCGGCGCGGCCGACCTGAGCATCGTCATCCGCACCCTGGTGGCCGCGGGGGACCGGCTCTCCTTCGGCGTCGGCGGCGCCATCGTGGCACTCTCCGACGCCGAGGACGAATTCGAGGAGACCGTCGTGAAGTCCCGCGCGGTCGTCACGGCCGTGCTCGGCACCATGACCGGTCCCCGGAGCGGGGAGCAGGCCGCCGACGGACCGCCCGGGAGCGTCTGGTGA
- a CDS encoding chorismate mutase family protein: MTIDDLRAELDAIDERFLEELRARIEKCVEIGYFKRDNDVPMMQPHRIGIVQERAARFGARNGIDQDFLRRLYDLIIEETCRVEDLVIGGATA, translated from the coding sequence GTGACCATTGACGACCTCAGAGCCGAGCTCGACGCGATCGACGAGCGGTTCCTGGAAGAGCTGCGTGCCCGGATCGAGAAGTGCGTGGAGATCGGTTACTTCAAACGCGACAACGACGTCCCCATGATGCAGCCGCACCGCATCGGCATCGTCCAGGAGCGCGCCGCCCGCTTCGGCGCGCGCAACGGCATCGACCAGGACTTCCTGCGCCGACTGTACGACCTGATCATCGAGGAGACATGCCGCGTCGAAGACCTGGTGATCGGAGGGGCGACGGCATGA
- a CDS encoding aminoacid decarboxylase, with protein MDHSEAPVLDALAAYRAEDQLPFTPPGHKQGRGADPRVLEVLGEAVFHADMLAVSGLDDRTMSGKVIERAEELMADAVGADHTFFSTCGSSLSVKAAMLSVAGPHQKLLIGRDVHKSVVSGLILAGIRPVWVDPQWDAGLHLAHPPAADAFRAAFEEHPDARGALVTSPTPYGACADVGALAELCHERGVPLIVDEAWGAHLPFHPDLPTWAMDAGADVCVTSVHKMGSGLEQGSVFHLQGDLVAKDALAARADLLDTTSPSVLVFAALDGWRRQMMEHGRALLGDALSRAHRVRAAVDGIEGLHVHGRADFCGDGLAADMDPLQIYVDLSALPFNGYAAADWMRRNHRVNLHTSDHRRVNAQLTHADDDTTERRLLDGLRDLVAHADDLPPAPKIRVPAPGGLRLRQATLPRDAFFGDVEEVPADRAVGRVCAEMLTPYPPGVPAALPGEVLDRDVVDYLRDGVRAGMLVPDAADSTLATIRVSVRDVDAD; from the coding sequence ATGGACCACTCCGAAGCTCCCGTTCTCGACGCTCTGGCCGCGTACCGGGCCGAGGACCAACTGCCGTTCACGCCGCCCGGCCACAAGCAGGGCAGAGGGGCGGATCCGAGGGTCCTCGAGGTGCTCGGAGAGGCCGTCTTCCACGCGGACATGCTCGCGGTCTCCGGGCTCGACGACCGGACGATGTCGGGCAAGGTCATCGAGCGGGCCGAGGAGTTGATGGCCGACGCCGTCGGCGCCGACCACACCTTCTTCTCCACCTGCGGCAGCTCCCTCTCGGTGAAGGCGGCCATGCTCTCCGTCGCCGGCCCGCACCAGAAACTGCTGATCGGCCGGGACGTCCACAAGTCGGTGGTCTCGGGCCTGATCCTCGCGGGGATCCGCCCGGTCTGGGTCGATCCGCAGTGGGACGCCGGCCTCCACCTCGCCCACCCGCCGGCCGCCGATGCCTTCCGGGCCGCGTTCGAGGAGCACCCCGACGCACGGGGGGCCCTGGTCACCAGCCCGACCCCCTACGGCGCCTGCGCCGACGTCGGAGCCCTCGCGGAGCTCTGCCACGAACGAGGCGTACCGCTGATCGTCGACGAAGCGTGGGGAGCGCACCTGCCCTTCCACCCCGACCTGCCCACCTGGGCCATGGACGCCGGAGCCGACGTCTGCGTGACCTCGGTCCACAAGATGGGTTCCGGACTGGAACAGGGGTCCGTCTTCCACCTGCAGGGCGACCTCGTGGCCAAGGACGCCCTCGCCGCCCGGGCCGACCTCCTGGACACCACCAGCCCATCGGTGCTCGTCTTCGCGGCCCTCGACGGGTGGCGCCGCCAGATGATGGAGCACGGCCGCGCACTCCTGGGCGACGCCCTCTCCCGCGCCCACCGGGTCCGGGCGGCCGTCGACGGGATCGAGGGCCTGCACGTCCACGGGCGCGCCGACTTCTGCGGCGACGGGCTCGCCGCCGACATGGACCCCCTCCAGATATACGTGGACCTGAGCGCCCTCCCCTTCAACGGGTACGCCGCCGCCGACTGGATGCGCCGCAACCACCGCGTCAACCTGCACACCTCGGACCACCGGCGCGTCAACGCCCAGCTGACCCACGCCGACGACGACACGACGGAGCGGCGCCTCCTCGACGGCCTGCGCGATCTCGTCGCGCACGCCGACGACCTGCCGCCCGCACCGAAGATCAGGGTCCCGGCCCCGGGCGGCCTCCGGCTCCGGCAGGCGACCCTTCCCCGCGACGCGTTCTTCGGCGACGTCGAGGAGGTCCCCGCGGACCGGGCCGTCGGACGGGTCTGCGCCGAGATGCTCACCCCCTATCCGCCCGGCGTCCCCGCCGCCCTCCCCGGCGAGGTGCTCGACCGGGACGTCGTCGACTACCTGCGCGACGGCGTCCGCGCCGGGATGCTCGTCCCCGACGCCGCCGACAGCACGCTCGCCACCATCCGCGTCTCGGTGCGCGACGTGGACGCCGACTGA
- a CDS encoding catalase — MSEKKNPVTAAAEKVAKKAQEVIHPGNEIPGAPGPEAVPVEEPTKVREPLLAKNDQRGPETYSPTGQATGAPQSKVAQDGAYLTTAQGARLYDTDHSLKAGPRGPVLLQDHHLREKITHFDHERIPERVVHARGAAAHGVFRGYGAATGITKAAFLAEGVETPVFVRFSTVLGSRGSADTVRDTRGFATKFYTEEGVFDLVGNNIPVFFIQDAIKFPDIIHAGKPHPDREIPQAQSAHDTFWDFVTLHTEATHHTLWNMSDRGIPRSYRMMEGFGVHTFRLVNAEGATTLVKFHWKPKLGVHSLVWEEAQITAGVDPDFHRRDLADAIEAGAFPQWELGVQTFPDTEDQMFEGIDLLDPTKIVPEELAPVRPIGLMTLNANPSNFFAETEQVAFHLGHLVPGIDVTDDPLFQGRLFSYLDTQISRLGGPNFGQLPINRTHAPVNDMLRDGMHQTAVHRGVAPYRPNSLDGGCPFLAGQDTGAFIEVPVQLPAARKVRDAPASFDDHFSQARLFYLSMTPTEREHIAAAYTFELGKCWEESIKVRGLQVLANIDPDLCAEVAAGLGLPAPGPSVPLASVEPSPALSQIGQNWPVDGRIIGIVTDGTDDLDGVRAVRRTILDAGMVPLVIAPAGGKLGRGDDAVTVQRTFATARSTEFDAILLAGAPGPAADSYGARDAKTDDATAAVTAIEPRLLLMVGEAYRHGKAIGAWGDGVDALAAAGLPAGSPGVVTGEAAPQVLETVTSLLGAHRAWDRFTPAL, encoded by the coding sequence GTGAGCGAAAAGAAGAACCCGGTGACCGCCGCCGCCGAGAAAGTAGCGAAGAAAGCCCAGGAGGTCATTCACCCTGGAAATGAGATTCCCGGAGCCCCGGGCCCCGAGGCCGTCCCGGTCGAGGAGCCGACGAAGGTACGCGAGCCGCTCCTGGCCAAGAACGACCAGCGCGGACCGGAGACCTACAGCCCGACCGGGCAGGCCACCGGAGCCCCGCAGAGCAAGGTCGCGCAGGACGGTGCGTACCTCACCACCGCGCAGGGCGCGCGGCTCTACGACACCGACCACTCCCTGAAGGCGGGGCCCCGCGGACCGGTGCTGCTCCAGGACCACCACCTGCGGGAGAAGATCACCCACTTCGACCACGAGCGCATCCCCGAGCGGGTGGTGCACGCCCGGGGCGCCGCCGCGCACGGCGTCTTCCGCGGCTACGGGGCCGCCACGGGGATCACCAAGGCGGCGTTCCTCGCCGAGGGCGTCGAGACGCCGGTGTTCGTCCGCTTCTCCACCGTCCTCGGTTCGCGCGGCTCGGCCGACACCGTCCGCGACACCCGGGGCTTCGCGACGAAGTTCTACACCGAAGAGGGCGTTTTCGACCTGGTCGGCAACAACATCCCGGTCTTCTTCATCCAGGACGCGATCAAGTTCCCCGACATCATCCACGCGGGCAAGCCGCACCCGGACCGGGAGATCCCGCAGGCGCAGAGCGCCCACGACACGTTCTGGGACTTCGTCACCCTGCACACCGAGGCGACCCACCACACGCTGTGGAACATGTCCGACCGGGGCATCCCGCGCTCCTACCGGATGATGGAGGGCTTCGGCGTCCACACCTTCCGGCTGGTCAACGCGGAGGGCGCCACCACCCTGGTGAAGTTCCACTGGAAGCCGAAGCTCGGCGTGCACTCCCTGGTGTGGGAGGAGGCGCAGATCACCGCGGGTGTCGACCCCGACTTCCACCGCCGCGACCTCGCCGACGCGATCGAGGCGGGCGCCTTCCCGCAGTGGGAGCTGGGTGTCCAGACCTTCCCGGACACCGAGGACCAGATGTTCGAGGGCATCGACCTGCTGGACCCGACGAAGATCGTGCCCGAGGAGCTGGCGCCGGTCCGGCCGATCGGCCTGATGACCCTCAACGCCAACCCGTCGAACTTCTTCGCCGAGACCGAGCAGGTCGCCTTCCACCTGGGCCACCTGGTGCCCGGCATCGACGTCACCGACGACCCGCTGTTCCAGGGCCGGCTCTTCTCCTACCTCGACACCCAGATCAGCCGGCTGGGCGGTCCCAACTTCGGTCAGCTGCCGATCAACCGCACCCACGCCCCGGTCAACGACATGCTGCGGGACGGCATGCACCAGACCGCCGTGCACCGCGGAGTGGCGCCCTACCGCCCCAACTCCCTCGACGGCGGCTGCCCGTTCCTCGCGGGTCAGGACACCGGCGCCTTCATCGAGGTGCCCGTGCAACTCCCCGCCGCCCGGAAGGTGCGGGACGCTCCGGCCTCCTTCGACGACCACTTCAGCCAGGCGCGGCTGTTCTACCTCAGCATGACCCCCACCGAGCGCGAGCACATCGCCGCCGCCTACACCTTCGAGCTGGGCAAGTGCTGGGAGGAGTCCATCAAGGTGCGCGGGCTCCAGGTCCTCGCCAACATCGACCCCGACCTCTGCGCGGAGGTCGCGGCCGGTCTGGGCCTTCCCGCCCCCGGGCCGAGCGTCCCCCTGGCGTCGGTCGAACCGAGCCCCGCGCTCTCCCAGATCGGGCAGAACTGGCCGGTCGACGGCCGGATCATCGGCATCGTCACCGACGGGACGGACGACCTCGACGGGGTGCGCGCGGTGCGCCGCACGATCCTCGATGCCGGCATGGTCCCGCTGGTCATCGCCCCGGCCGGCGGCAAGCTGGGCCGGGGGGACGACGCGGTGACCGTGCAGCGCACCTTCGCCACGGCCCGCTCGACCGAGTTCGACGCGATCCTGCTGGCCGGCGCGCCGGGCCCTGCCGCAGACAGCTACGGCGCCCGTGACGCCAAGACGGACGACGCCACCGCGGCCGTCACCGCCATCGAGCCGCGCCTGCTGCTGATGGTCGGGGAGGCGTACCGGCACGGCAAGGCCATCGGCGCGTGGGGCGACGGCGTCGACGCCCTCGCGGCGGCGGGGCTCCCCGCGGGCTCCCCGGGTGTGGTGACCGGCGAGGCCGCCCCCCAGGTGCTGGAGACCGTCACCTCCCTGCTCGGCGCACACCGCGCCTGGGACCGGTTCACGCCCGCTCTCTGA